The genomic DNA CGGATGATCACCGCGTCGTTCCTGGTGAAGGACCTGCATCTGCCTTGGCAGTGGGGCGCCCGCTGGTTCCTCGACCAGCTCGTCGACGGCGACATGGCCAACAACCAGCACGGCTGGCAGTGGACGGCGGGCTGTGGCACCGACGCGGCACCGTTCTTCCGGGTCTTCAACCCGACCACCCAGGGCGACAAGTTCGATCCCGACGGCGCGTACGTGCGCCAGTGGCTGCCCGAGGCGGGAACCGACGACTACCCCGAACCGATCGTCGACCACAAGGTCGAGCGCCTCGAGGCGCTGCGCCGGTACGAGGGGATCCGCTGAGCGGCCCCGCCCAGCCTCTGTACGACGCCCCGTCGTAGGGCCGGGCCCGTATGTCAGAATGACCGACAACACCGACCGTGAGGAGCACCCGTGGCCAACACCGAGGTCGAGCGATACACCGGCGTCGACGTCGAGGACGTGCCCTCGGCAGGCTGGGGATGGTCGCGCGAGAGTCCCCGCGTCATCCACGTCTTCGGGATCGTGATCGGCATCTTCCTGCTGACGATGCTGCGCGGCAACCACACCGGACGCGTCGAGGACATCTTCGTCATCCTGTTCGCCGTCGGCATCTTCTTCTTCGTCGGCCGCGACTGGTGGCTGCGCCGGCGCGGCTGGACCCGCTAGCCCCGTTCAAACGGCGACCGGTCAGACGGTCACCGGAGGAAGCACGTTCCCGACGGACGTCAGTTCCCCCGACAGTCCCGCGGCGATCCGCGTCTCGACGAACGCGCGGGTGATCGCGTCGGTGACCTCGTGCGGGTCGTCGGTCGTCAGGTCGTCGGTGAGCACCGAGACGTCGAGCTGGTCGACGT from Mycolicibacterium arabiense includes the following:
- a CDS encoding DUF2631 domain-containing protein, producing the protein MANTEVERYTGVDVEDVPSAGWGWSRESPRVIHVFGIVIGIFLLTMLRGNHTGRVEDIFVILFAVGIFFFVGRDWWLRRRGWTR